The Micavibrio sp. TMED2 genome includes a window with the following:
- a CDS encoding DNA-binding response regulator: MAGNLKILMVDDDDELRESLSEQLELHEEFDIVQAATAKAGLEAAKAQRFDLLLLDVGLPDMDGRDLCRLMRREDVRAPIIMLTAQDSDADTILGLEAGANDYVTKPFRLNVLLARMRAQLRQFANTEDAVFSIGPYSFQPANKIMLHGENDQKIRLTEKETAILKYLLRAQDKVVGRDTLLGEVWGYNANVTTHTLETHVYRLRQKIEADPSNAALLVTEPGGYRLVPD; the protein is encoded by the coding sequence ATGGCCGGTAATCTGAAAATCCTGATGGTCGACGATGATGACGAGCTGCGCGAATCCCTGAGCGAACAGCTCGAGCTGCATGAGGAATTCGACATCGTGCAGGCTGCCACCGCCAAAGCGGGCCTCGAAGCGGCCAAGGCCCAGCGCTTTGACCTGCTGCTGCTCGATGTTGGGCTGCCGGATATGGATGGCCGGGATCTCTGCCGCCTGATGCGCCGGGAGGATGTACGAGCACCGATCATCATGCTGACCGCACAGGACAGCGATGCCGATACCATTCTGGGTCTTGAGGCCGGGGCCAATGACTATGTCACCAAGCCGTTCCGCCTCAATGTCCTGCTCGCCCGCATGCGCGCCCAGCTGCGTCAGTTCGCCAATACCGAGGATGCGGTTTTCTCCATCGGGCCATATTCGTTCCAGCCAGCGAACAAGATCATGCTGCATGGTGAGAATGACCAGAAAATCCGCCTGACCGAAAAAGAAACCGCGATCCTGAAATACCTGCTCCGGGCACAGGACAAGGTGGTGGGTCGCGATACCCTGCTGGGCGAGGTCTGGGGCTATAACGCCAATGTGACGACCCATACGCTGGAAACCCATGTCTATCGCCTGCGTCAGAAGATCGAGGCCGATCCATCCAATGCCGCGCTGCTGGTCACCGAACCCGGTGGCTATCGCCTGGTACCCGATTGA
- a CDS encoding YggS family pyridoxal phosphate enzyme, translating to MTADADIEQQVSENFSAARTAIFDAARDAKRSPDDVTLVAVSKVQPDARIDAALKTGQRVFGENRVQEAMERWSERRGQHKDLTLHLIGPLQTNKVKEAVALFDVIESVDREKLARKLADEMAAQDRHLPCYIQVNTGAEEQKAGVLPGADLEALYKTCTETLGLNIVGLMCIPPVDEPPALHFALLADWAKKLGLSGLSMGMSADYELAIRMGATNIRVGSALFGERRK from the coding sequence ATGACAGCCGACGCCGATATTGAGCAACAGGTCAGCGAGAATTTCAGTGCTGCCCGCACAGCGATTTTTGACGCCGCCAGAGATGCCAAACGCAGCCCGGATGATGTGACACTGGTTGCGGTCTCGAAGGTTCAGCCGGATGCCCGTATCGATGCGGCACTCAAGACCGGGCAACGGGTTTTCGGTGAAAACCGGGTTCAGGAGGCAATGGAACGCTGGAGCGAACGGCGTGGCCAGCACAAGGACCTGACCCTGCATCTGATCGGCCCGCTGCAAACCAACAAGGTCAAGGAAGCGGTTGCCCTGTTCGATGTGATCGAAAGCGTGGACCGGGAGAAACTGGCCCGCAAGCTGGCCGATGAAATGGCCGCACAGGACCGGCACCTGCCCTGCTATATTCAGGTCAATACCGGCGCCGAGGAACAGAAGGCAGGTGTTCTGCCGGGCGCGGATCTGGAAGCGCTCTACAAAACCTGTACCGAGACCCTCGGCCTGAATATCGTCGGCTTGATGTGCATTCCGCCGGTTGATGAGCCACCAGCACTGCATTTTGCCCTGCTCGCCGATTGGGCGAAAAAGCTGGGTCTGTCGGGCCTCAGCATGGGCATGAGCGCGGATTACGAACTCGCCATCCGCATGGGGGCCACCAATATTCGGGTCGGCAGCGCCCTGTTTGGCGAACGCCGAAAATAA
- a CDS encoding C4-dicarboxylate ABC transporter permease: protein MSMIEPAAAAETEPAVEAAPEPVEDSRMPGFTETGKLRLLIMALGVGISLLHIYFNIITLLPTLWQNALHYAGFALLCVLIYPTSKAKREAGKLHWTFILDIAIGVAAAASAIYLVAMEDAIYARGVRMTDAEWVAGFILIASALELTRRTTGWIIPVLIVLALTYIVYWGQFVPGVFNFAGLSLETALFRSIFGDDGIFGNIALISSTFVFMFILFGAFLMRSGGGDFVIDLARALAGRTTGGPGLVAVIASGLTGTISGSAVANSASTGVITIPLMKKAGFPAKFAAGVEAAASTGGQLMPPIMGAGAFVMASYTQIPYTTIVAASVLPAILYFASVGFFVRIEAKRSGVRPSADAGVSFLDVFKQGGFAFLLPIAVLITLLIVGFTPTYAAGISILAVIASSWLTPNRMGPKAIIEAMALGARNMAMTAILLCAVGLVVNVIATAGIGNTFSLMITEWAGNSLIIAIVLIALASLVLGMGLPVTAAYIVLGTLSAPALFNLIADVQVIQAITDGTLPEQARTIMMISIPDALTALAQPMPYDQAAALYDGIPIDLKSTVRDIALDPAVAMTALLAAHLIIFWLSQDSNVTPPVCLTAFTVAAIAKTPPMATGMTSWKIAKGLYIMPLLFAYTPILSGDWVAAITVSIFALFGLYYFTAAISGHMERAINPLERIVMLAAAALCLWPSMIWLHLLGVAIGAGIFAWHLRRPETEVQVATDTAAAEAADTATANPEA from the coding sequence ATGTCGATGATCGAACCCGCCGCCGCAGCTGAAACCGAACCAGCAGTCGAGGCCGCCCCCGAACCGGTCGAGGACAGCCGCATGCCCGGCTTCACCGAAACCGGCAAGCTGCGCCTGCTGATCATGGCTCTCGGTGTCGGCATCTCGCTCCTGCATATCTATTTCAATATAATCACGTTGCTGCCGACCCTCTGGCAGAATGCCCTGCATTATGCGGGCTTTGCGCTGCTCTGCGTGCTTATCTACCCGACATCCAAGGCAAAGCGGGAAGCCGGTAAACTGCACTGGACCTTTATTCTCGACATTGCCATCGGCGTGGCGGCTGCAGCCTCCGCGATCTATCTCGTGGCGATGGAGGATGCGATCTATGCCCGCGGCGTACGCATGACCGATGCCGAATGGGTTGCCGGTTTCATCCTGATCGCCAGCGCCCTTGAGTTGACCCGGCGCACCACCGGATGGATTATTCCGGTCCTGATCGTGCTGGCCCTCACCTATATTGTTTATTGGGGTCAGTTCGTGCCCGGCGTCTTCAACTTCGCCGGTCTGTCGCTGGAGACGGCCCTGTTCCGCAGCATCTTTGGCGATGACGGCATTTTCGGCAATATCGCGCTGATTTCCTCGACCTTCGTCTTCATGTTCATTCTGTTCGGCGCATTTCTGATGCGCTCGGGCGGTGGTGACTTCGTCATTGATCTGGCCCGGGCACTGGCCGGGCGTACCACCGGTGGCCCTGGCCTTGTGGCGGTTATCGCCTCCGGTCTGACCGGCACGATTTCAGGCTCGGCAGTCGCCAATTCCGCCTCAACCGGCGTGATCACTATTCCGCTGATGAAAAAGGCCGGTTTCCCGGCCAAGTTCGCCGCCGGGGTCGAGGCCGCCGCCTCAACCGGTGGTCAGTTGATGCCGCCAATCATGGGCGCTGGCGCCTTCGTCATGGCGAGTTACACCCAGATCCCGTACACCACCATCGTCGCCGCCTCTGTGCTGCCTGCCATTCTGTATTTTGCCTCGGTCGGCTTTTTCGTACGGATCGAGGCCAAGCGCTCGGGTGTCCGCCCGTCGGCAGATGCCGGGGTCAGCTTCCTCGACGTGTTCAAACAGGGTGGTTTTGCCTTTCTGCTGCCGATCGCGGTGCTGATCACCCTGCTGATTGTCGGCTTTACCCCGACCTATGCCGCCGGGATCAGCATCCTCGCGGTCATCGCCTCATCATGGCTGACCCCGAACCGCATGGGGCCGAAAGCAATTATCGAGGCCATGGCACTCGGTGCCCGCAATATGGCGATGACAGCAATCCTGCTCTGTGCCGTCGGGCTGGTGGTCAACGTCATTGCCACCGCCGGGATCGGCAACACCTTCTCGCTGATGATTACCGAATGGGCGGGGAACAGCCTGATTATCGCTATTGTGCTGATTGCCCTCGCCTCGCTCGTGCTCGGTATGGGCCTGCCGGTCACCGCCGCCTATATCGTGCTCGGTACCCTGTCGGCCCCGGCGCTGTTCAACCTGATCGCCGATGTTCAGGTGATACAGGCGATTACCGACGGCACGTTGCCCGAACAGGCGCGCACAATCATGATGATCAGCATCCCAGATGCCCTCACCGCGCTGGCCCAGCCCATGCCCTATGACCAGGCGGCAGCGCTCTATGACGGCATACCGATCGACCTCAAAAGCACCGTGCGCGATATAGCACTTGACCCGGCAGTAGCCATGACCGCCCTTCTGGCCGCGCATCTGATCATCTTCTGGCTCAGTCAGGACAGCAATGTAACCCCACCGGTCTGCCTCACCGCCTTCACCGTGGCGGCGATTGCCAAGACCCCGCCGATGGCCACCGGCATGACCTCATGGAAGATCGCCAAGGGCCTCTACATCATGCCGCTGCTGTTCGCCTATACACCGATCCTGTCCGGGGACTGGGTTGCCGCGATTACAGTGTCGATATTTGCGCTGTTCGGCCTGTATTACTTCACCGCCGCGATTTCCGGGCATATGGAGCGGGCGATCAATCCGCTCGAGCGCATTGTGATGCTCGCTGCTGCCGCGCTCTGCCTGTGGCCGAGCATGATCTGGCTGCATCTGCTCGGTGTTGCCATTGGTGCCGGCATCTTCGCCTGGCACCTGCGCCGCCCGGAGACAGAAGTACAGGTTGCGACTGATACAGCCGCCGCCGAAGCGGCAGATACTGCTACGGCTAATCCTGAAGCGTAA
- a CDS encoding C4-dicarboxylate ABC transporter substrate-binding protein has product MTARITRRLAATALVAATALMGTALAPATAKAEGSYLLATASTGGTYYPVGVALSTLIKVKLEPQEKIGMSAINSAGSGENVKLLRDNEVQFAILQGLYGYYAWQGVGPVEADGPQKDLRSVSMLWQNVEQFVVDADKAKTGTIADLRDLEGERMAFGSKNSGTIGSNTAILKNLGIDIEEAYDLVYVGYGPSADALQNGQVAGMNTPAGVPTGAVTKAFAAMGDDITMLSFTPDQIEEADGGFGLWTEYLIKGGTYPGLDEDVVTIAQPNFLAVRADMSEEDVYKITKTMYENLPFLNAIHAATKAMDISKAVAGLPMPLHPGAVRYYREAGLNIPDRLIAE; this is encoded by the coding sequence ATGACTGCACGAATTACCCGCCGCCTTGCGGCCACCGCTCTTGTTGCCGCAACCGCCCTCATGGGCACCGCCCTGGCACCGGCCACCGCGAAGGCTGAGGGAAGCTATCTGCTCGCCACCGCCTCTACCGGCGGCACCTATTATCCGGTGGGCGTCGCGCTCTCCACCCTGATCAAGGTCAAGCTCGAGCCACAAGAAAAGATCGGCATGTCGGCCATCAACTCTGCCGGTTCCGGTGAGAATGTGAAGCTGCTGCGCGACAACGAGGTCCAGTTTGCCATTCTGCAGGGCCTCTACGGCTATTATGCGTGGCAGGGTGTCGGCCCGGTTGAGGCCGATGGCCCACAAAAGGACCTGCGCTCCGTTTCCATGCTCTGGCAGAATGTGGAACAGTTCGTCGTTGATGCCGACAAGGCCAAGACCGGCACGATTGCCGACCTCAGGGACCTTGAGGGCGAGCGCATGGCGTTCGGCAGCAAGAATTCCGGCACCATCGGTTCCAACACCGCCATCCTGAAAAACCTCGGTATTGATATCGAGGAAGCCTATGACCTCGTCTATGTCGGCTATGGCCCGAGCGCCGATGCCCTGCAGAACGGTCAGGTTGCTGGCATGAATACCCCGGCCGGTGTGCCAACCGGTGCGGTCACCAAGGCATTTGCTGCCATGGGTGATGACATCACCATGCTGTCCTTCACCCCAGACCAGATCGAGGAAGCCGATGGCGGTTTCGGCCTCTGGACCGAATACCTGATCAAGGGCGGCACCTATCCGGGCCTTGACGAAGACGTGGTGACAATCGCCCAGCCGAACTTCCTCGCTGTTCGCGCGGATATGTCCGAGGAAGACGTCTACAAGATCACCAAGACCATGTACGAGAACCTGCCGTTCCTGAATGCCATCCATGCCGCCACCAAGGCGATGGACATTTCCAAAGCGGTTGCCGGTCTGCCAATGCCACTGCACCCCGGTGCCGTGCGCTATTACCGCGAAGCCGGTCTCAACATCCCGGATCGCCTGATTGCAGAATAA
- a CDS encoding peptide chain release factor 3, with amino-acid sequence MTNLPEPIANRRTFAIISHPDAGKTTLTEKLLQFGGAIQLAGAVKARGEQRRARSDWMKVERERGISVASSVMTYEYAGCTFNLLDTPGHEDFSEDTYRTLTAVDSAVMVIDAAKGIEPQTRKLFEVCRLRDVPIMTFINKMDREARDPFELIDQIEQELALDATPASWPIGMGPLFRGCYDLIHDQLILMDRGEKKKGGTALGGFREACSGLDDPKLEAMLDADQLDQLREEVEMARGLMQPLSVTSYREGHMTPIYFGSAVNSFGVRELLDGLVSMAPPPRPQPAEGRSIAPDEKKVSGFVFKIQANMDPKHRDRIAFMRLCSGHFKRGMKLKHPRSGKLVNMHNPVLFLAQDRELAEEAFPGDIIGVPNHGNLRIGDALTEGEDIKFTGIPSFAPELLQRVRPEDPMKAKHLGRALQQIAEEGGARVFKPRMDSDWIVGVVGSLQFDVLADRVRTEYDIPVKFEPTSLYTARWVEADDHQKLKKFVDAQPSAIADDHDEQPVFMARNAWHLEDTTKNWPDIRFLKTRG; translated from the coding sequence ATGACCAACCTGCCCGAACCAATCGCCAACCGCCGCACCTTTGCGATCATCTCGCACCCGGATGCCGGTAAGACGACGCTGACCGAGAAACTGCTGCAATTCGGTGGTGCGATCCAGCTCGCCGGTGCCGTGAAGGCGCGGGGCGAACAGCGCCGTGCGCGCTCGGACTGGATGAAGGTTGAGCGCGAGCGCGGTATCTCGGTCGCGTCCTCGGTCATGACCTATGAATATGCCGGTTGTACCTTCAACCTGCTCGATACGCCGGGTCACGAGGATTTCTCGGAAGACACCTACCGCACTCTGACCGCCGTCGACAGCGCGGTCATGGTGATCGATGCGGCCAAGGGCATCGAGCCGCAGACCCGCAAGCTGTTTGAAGTCTGCCGCCTGCGTGACGTGCCGATCATGACCTTCATCAACAAGATGGACCGGGAAGCCCGCGATCCGTTTGAGCTGATCGACCAGATCGAACAGGAACTCGCGCTGGATGCCACGCCGGCCTCATGGCCGATCGGCATGGGGCCGCTGTTCCGGGGCTGTTATGATCTGATCCATGACCAGCTGATCCTCATGGATCGCGGTGAGAAGAAAAAGGGCGGCACGGCGCTCGGCGGGTTCCGTGAGGCCTGCTCCGGCCTTGATGATCCGAAGCTGGAAGCCATGCTTGATGCCGATCAGCTCGACCAGCTTCGTGAGGAAGTGGAGATGGCGCGGGGGCTGATGCAGCCGCTCAGCGTGACCAGCTATCGCGAAGGCCATATGACGCCGATCTATTTCGGGTCGGCGGTCAATTCCTTCGGCGTACGCGAATTGCTCGACGGTCTGGTCAGCATGGCCCCGCCGCCGCGCCCGCAACCGGCGGAAGGCCGCTCGATCGCCCCGGATGAGAAGAAGGTCTCGGGCTTCGTGTTCAAGATTCAGGCGAATATGGACCCGAAACACCGGGATCGCATCGCCTTCATGCGTCTCTGCTCCGGCCATTTCAAACGCGGGATGAAGTTGAAGCACCCGCGTTCGGGCAAGCTGGTAAACATGCACAACCCGGTGCTGTTTCTGGCGCAGGACCGGGAACTGGCGGAAGAGGCGTTTCCGGGTGACATCATCGGCGTGCCGAACCACGGCAATCTGCGGATCGGCGATGCCCTGACCGAGGGCGAGGACATCAAGTTCACCGGCATCCCGAGCTTTGCGCCGGAACTGCTGCAACGGGTGCGTCCGGAAGATCCGATGAAGGCCAAGCATCTGGGCCGCGCCTTGCAGCAGATTGCAGAAGAGGGCGGTGCCCGAGTATTCAAGCCGCGCATGGACAGCGACTGGATTGTAGGTGTCGTCGGTTCGCTGCAATTCGACGTTCTCGCCGACCGGGTGCGCACCGAATACGACATTCCGGTGAAGTTCGAGCCGACCAGCCTCTACACGGCGCGTTGGGTTGAGGCCGATGACCATCAGAAGCTGAAGAAATTCGTCGACGCCCAGCCATCCGCAATTGCCGATGACCATGACGAACAGCCAGTGTTCATGGCGCGCAATGCCTGGCATCTCGAGGACACGACCAAGAATTGGCCCGATATCCGATTCCTGAAAACCCGGGGTTGA